A stretch of the Zeugodacus cucurbitae isolate PBARC_wt_2022May chromosome 6, idZeuCucr1.2, whole genome shotgun sequence genome encodes the following:
- the LOC105218687 gene encoding uncharacterized protein LOC105218687 encodes MSAAIETQKSGKAEADNGAPKASLQIPEWLKADLFLELLQKNVPNFKCIRNFSAEASENAGENYVTLMALLNIDAELEDGKSQQVSYMMKIPNEMVQKVINNRKFFGTEGIMYRDVIPEMEKLYSDAGVQVRFSPKYYDIETPSEFGVILMEDLQPHNFKNVNRLEGLDIEHTKCALKKLAQLHAASAVRVEVKGEYPGIVCVGVYTDDVLKMLEHMSKTMTSLYMECVRTYEGHEVYYDSLKRTCENFMSELCQLLKVDTNEFNVLNHGDFWANNIMFQHDDAGKVKETYFVDFQCVRYGSPVTDLYYLLLSSTNLDLKLKYFDYFVKYYHDNLIEYLKLLKYPKRLPTLKEIHIDLLKKSFGAVSIIMIQMPLALLELTEAADLCSYLGTSEVSIAFRRRMYTNPRYRRHIEKVLPWLYHRGTFE; translated from the exons ATGTCAGCAGCAATAGAGACACAAAAGAGTGGTAAAGCAGAAGCCGACAATGGCGCACCGAAAGCTTCGCTTCAGATCCCCGAATGGTTGAAGGCAGACCTATTTTTAGAATTGCTGCAGAAAAACGTACCGAACTTTAAGTGCATTAGAAATTTCAGCGCCGAAGCCTCAGAAAATGCTGGCGAGAATTACGTCACACTCATGGCCTTGTTGAATATTGACGCAGAGCTTGAAG ATGGAAAATCCCAACAGGTTTCGTATATGATGAAAATACCCAACGAAATGGTGCAGAAGGTGATAAATAATCGTAAGTTCTTCGGTACCGAAGGAATTATGTATAGAGATGTGATACCGGAAATGGAGAAATTGTATAGTGACGCTGGTGTTCAAGTGCGTTTTTCACCAAAATATTATGATATCGAGACACCATCTGAATTCGGTGTTATACTCATGGAGGATTTACAGCCGCATAACTTCAAAAATGTCAACCGTTTGGAGGGTCTCGACATAGAGCACACTAAGTGCGCATTGAAAAAGTTAGCACAGTTGCATGCTGCCTCAGCGGTACGAGTTGAGGTTAAAGGTGAATATCCGGGAATAGTTTGTGTGGGAGTTTATACCGACGACGTTTTGAAAATGCTAGAGCATATGAGTAAGACCATGACGTCACTGTATATGGAGTGTGTGCGCACGTATGAGGGTCACGAAGTCTACTACGATAGTTTG AAAAGAACTTGTGAGAACTTTATGAGCGAATTATGTCAACTGCTGAAAGTCGATACAAATGAGTTCAACGTCTTAAACCATGGTGACTTTTGGGCCAACAACATTATGTTCCAACACGATGATGCGGGTAAAGTGAAAGAAACATATTTTGTCGACTTTCAGTGTGTGCGCTACGGCTCACCTGTGACTGATCTCTACTATTTGCTGTTATCCTCGACGAACCTGGATTTGAAGCTAAAGTATTTCGATTATTTTGTTAAGTATTATCATGATAATTTGATTGAATActtgaaattgttgaaatatcCTAAGAGATTACCCACTCTAAAAGAAATCCATATTGACCTCTTGAAGAAAAGCTTTGGGG CTGTGTCCATTATTATGATTCAGATGCCCCTGGCGCTGCTCGAGCTAACTGAGGCGGCTGATCTTTGTAGTTACCTTGGCACTTCAGAAGTTAGCATTGCGTTTAGAAGACGCATGTATACAAATCCACGTTATCGGAGGCACATCGAAAAGGTTTTGCCCTGGCTATATCATCGTGGTACATTTGAATAA
- the LOC105218698 gene encoding uncharacterized protein LOC105218698: MSPTIDGHTNRKAESKTTINVTAANCAPKASLQIPEWLKSDLFVELLQKSLPNFKCIKNFSAKVSENVGENYATLMAVVNIDVELEGGKFQQLSFRIKIPIEMVGKVINNRNIFDAENAMYRDVIPEMEKLYSDVGVEVRFSPQYYEIETPSEFGVILMEDLQPHNFKNVNRLEGFDMEHTKCALKKLAQWHAASAVRVATKGEYPQVVCVGVYTEDVLKTLEHVGKTITPIYMECVRTYDGHEVYYESLKRSRENFFKQFPSLLKVDPNEFNVLNHGDFWGNNIMFQYDDAGKVKETYFVDFQCVRYGSPVTDLYYLLLSSTSLDVKLKYFDYFIKYYHDNMIECLKLLKYPKRGPTLVEIHIALLQKSSWAVAPTMIHMPLALLELTEAADLSNFISTSEDSMAFRRRMYTSPRYRKHIEVVFPWLYCRGAFE, encoded by the exons ATGTCACCCACAATAGACGGACATACAAATCGTAAAGCAGAATCGAAAACGACTATTAACGTTACAGCAGCCAATTGCGCACCGAAAGCGTCGCTTCAAATCCCCGAATGGTTGAAGTCGGACCTATTTGTAGAATTGCTGCAGAAAAGCTTACCGAACTTTAAGTGCATTAAAAATTTCAGCGCCAAAGTCTCAGAAAATGTTGGCGAGAATTACGCCACACTCATGGCCGTGGTGAATATAGATGTAGAGCTTGAAg GTGGAAAATTCCAACAGTTATCGTTTAGGATCAAAATACCCATCGAAATGGTGGGGAAGGTGATAAATAATCGTAATATTTTCGATGCCGAAAATGCCATGTATAGAGATGTGATACCGGAAATGGAGAAATTGTATAGTGATGTTGGAGTTGAAGTGCGATTTTCACCACAGTATTATGAAATCGAGACACCATCCGAATTCGGTGTTATACTCATGGAGGATTTACAGCCGCATAACTTCAAAAATGTCAACCGTTTGGAGGGTTTCGACATGGAGCACACTAAGTGCGCATTGAAAAAGTTAGCACAATGGCATGCCGCCTCAGCGGTGCGTGTTGCGACTAAAGGTGAATATCCACAAGTAGTTTGTGTGGGAGTATATACCGAAGACGTTTTAAAAACTCTGGAGCATGTGGGTAAAACCATTACGCCAATTTACATGGAGTGTGTGCGTACATATGATGGCCACGAAGTCTACTACGAAAGCTTG AAAAGAAGTCGAGAAAACTTTTTTAAGCAATTCCCTTCGCTGCTGAAGGTCGATCCAAACGAGTTCAACGTTTTAAACCATGGTGATTTTTGGGGCAATAACATTATGTTCCAATACGATGATGCGGGTAAAGTGaaagaaacatattttgttgattttcaaTGTGTGCGCTATGGTTCACCTGTGACTGATCTCTACTATTTGTTGTTATCATCGACAAGTTTGGATGTGAAACTAAAGTATTTCGATTACTTTATTAAGTATTATCATGATAATATGATTGAGTGcttgaaattgttgaaatatcCAAAGAGAGGACCAACCCTAGTAGAAATCCATATTGCTTTATTGCAGAAAAGCTCTTGGG ctGTAGCCCCCACTATGATTCATATGCCCTTGGCGCTGCTCGAGCTAACTGAGGCGGCTGATTTAAGTAATTTCATTAGCACTTCAGAAGATAGTATGGCGTTCAGAAGACGCATGTATACAAGTCCACGTTATCGAAAGCACATCGAAGTGGTCTTTCCTTGGCTATATTGTCGTGGTGCCTTTGAATAA